In Bartonella machadoae, a single genomic region encodes these proteins:
- a CDS encoding Hsp20 family protein, which produces MRQVDFSPFYRSTVGFDHLLNWFDSRTQPDDISSYPPYNIERLTEDSYRISMAVAGFSQDEIDIETHCNQLIIKGERKPDNDDKEREFLYRGIASRSFERRFHLADHVKVIGAELGDGLLHIQLKREMPAELKPKKITVQTSFSVKNDNNHGMRKASLETEKTE; this is translated from the coding sequence ATGCGTCAAGTAGACTTTTCACCATTTTATCGTTCAACAGTGGGCTTTGATCATCTTTTAAACTGGTTTGATTCCAGAACACAACCAGATGATATTTCTTCTTACCCACCCTATAATATTGAGCGTTTAACTGAAGATTCTTATAGAATTTCTATGGCTGTTGCTGGTTTTTCTCAAGATGAAATTGATATCGAAACGCATTGTAATCAGCTGATCATTAAGGGCGAGAGAAAGCCTGACAATGATGATAAAGAACGGGAATTTCTTTATCGAGGTATCGCTTCGCGTTCTTTTGAGCGGCGTTTTCATTTGGCTGATCATGTTAAGGTGATTGGAGCAGAACTTGGTGACGGACTTCTTCATATCCAGCTTAAAAGAGAAATGCCGGCCGAACTAAAACCAAAAAAGATAACTGTGCAAACATCATTTTCTGTAAAAAATGATAACAATCATGGTATGCGTAAAGCAAGTTTAGAAACCGAGAAAACGGAATAA
- a CDS encoding NADPH-dependent FMN reductase, translated as MNIAIILGSIRQPSLTRTLANYLADCLLLRGTSLHWIDLREQPLPIADPDYHQCVEDNPSAVVRQFVKENRSGD; from the coding sequence TTGAATATTGCAATTATTTTGGGGTCTATACGCCAACCATCGTTAACACGAACCTTAGCAAATTATTTGGCTGATTGTCTATTATTGCGGGGAACATCACTTCATTGGATTGATTTGCGTGAACAGCCTTTGCCGATTGCTGATCCAGATTATCATCAGTGTGTAGAGGATAATCCAAGTGCTGTGGTTCGTCAGTTTGTTAAAGAAAACCGCAGCGGTGATTGA
- a CDS encoding NADPH-dependent FMN reductase — MMFILASPLYQGSYSGVLKNALDNLAYDAFLNKPVGLISHGSAAKKCAQPCEHLLSVVRTLYGYALQCQIASAKEDFASDDEGRTWKVISEEIRTCCERLANEMCAFLSKNGGGYDKK, encoded by the coding sequence ATGATGTTCATCCTTGCAAGTCCTCTTTATCAAGGGTCTTATTCGGGTGTTTTAAAAAATGCTCTTGATAATTTGGCTTATGATGCTTTTTTAAATAAACCTGTTGGGCTTATCTCCCATGGTAGTGCAGCCAAAAAATGCGCACAACCGTGTGAGCATTTATTGTCGGTGGTACGTACACTTTATGGTTATGCGCTACAATGTCAAATTGCTTCGGCCAAAGAGGATTTTGCATCAGATGATGAAGGTCGTACATGGAAAGTCATAAGTGAAGAAATCCGGACATGTTGTGAACGGCTTGCTAATGAAATGTGCGCATTTTTAAGCAAAAATGGTGGAGGATATGATAAAAAATGA